The Tubulanus polymorphus chromosome 1, tnTubPoly1.2, whole genome shotgun sequence genome contains a region encoding:
- the LOC141915446 gene encoding acetylcholine receptor subunit beta-like, producing MADEVKQMMTAAYVFPMNWKDSRLSWNPAECQNIMSITVPSSKLWLPDVILLDRTDGKLELFREIQLPIRITHDGLIRWDPGGTFLTMCKMKMTMFPFDKQNCYLRLATWASVNREFSFRIVGNISDAQMYYTESNTWSLDPNGISIHVELPEAGEEGENIPFLVVTITVGRKSLYYIVNIICPCLLFSLMLLTVFALPPESGERVGLGANVVVGLIVFLLLVAENIPRSGDEVPILAIYLMLLLALSCGSVVISVLLGKLAMMSRPNNNVYAGERQKSAAWLFTNSEKRRKTHRSSVSTDNCFPCPAKSLTVKRFLHKNRCRQETVNNHHGEADDGPDATTALHKQIDAQESFEETIPIRRPDEAAAKAVKFYRAAKIIDRLCLIVFLSDDKNVCTPG from the exons ATGGCG GATGAAGTGAAGCAAATGATGACTGCTGCATACGTTTTCCCAATG AACTGGAAAGACAGCCGCTTGAGTTGGAACCCCGCAGAATGTCAAAACATCATGTCGATAACTGTTCCCTCGAGTAAACTCTGGCTACCTGACGTCATTTTATTGGATAG GACTGACGGAAAATTGGAGCTATTTCGTGAAATTCAACTCCCAATCAGAATAACTCACGATGGCCTGATTCGTTGGGACCCGGGCGGTACTTTCCTTACCATGTGCAAAATGAAGATGACCATGTTTCCGTTTGACAAACAAAACTGTTATCTGCGTCTGGCGACGTGGGCATCCGTTAATCGCGAGTTCTCATTTCGGATAGTTGGGAATATCAGTGACGCGCAGATGTACTACACGGAAAGTAACACGTGGTCGCTGGACCCAAATGGAATATCTATTCACGTGGAACTACCCGAGGCAGGAGAGGAAGGCGAAAATATACCCTTTCTAGTCGTTACGATAACAGTCGGTCGAAAAAGTCTATACTATATTGTTAATATCATTTGTCCTTGTTTGCTGTTTTCGTTGATGCTGCTAACGGTATTCGCCCTGCCACCAGAGTCTGGTGAACGGGTCGGACTGGGAGCCAATGTGGTCGTTGGGCTGATCGTGTTTTTACTACTAGTCGCCGAGAATATTCCTCGCTCAGGTGACGAGGTTCCCATACTAG CTATATATCTAATGTTACTATTAGCCTTATCGTGCGGGTCAGTTGTGATATCTGTACTACTTGGTAAATTAGCGATGATGTCGAGGCCGAATAATAACGTTTATGCGGGAGAAAGGCAAAAATCTGCCGCCTGGCTTTTTACTAATAGCGAAAAACGACGGAAAACCCATCGAAGTAGTGTTTCAACCGATAACTGCTTCCCGTGTCCGGCGAAGTCCTTGACGGTGAAACGTTTTCTTCATAAAAATCGCTGCCGCCAAGAGACGGTCAATAACCATCACGGCGAAGCGGACGACGGACCGGACGCTACGACTGCTTTGCACAAACAAATTGATGCTCAGGAATCATTCGAAGAAACGATACCCATCCGTCGACCGGACGAAGCGGCTGCGAAAGCGGTCAAATTTTACAGAGCAGCGAAAATAATCGATAGACTATGTTTAATT GTATTTCTCTCCGATGATAAGAATGTGTGTACGCCTGGATAA
- the LOC141911359 gene encoding uncharacterized protein LOC141911359, giving the protein MATMVEEIDDVPPLEDMTETLKQVLAVHDTSKAQMDAQKKKETMTASSIPDKSSNDVEMNSKPCTVKKDRSAGFAGMKKGFLLSSSSSTKPKPKKSVEKDNIPFIKAKQETKESKYEMPEVQAAMQASQGLLSNKEWITDNLLESVEKNPLLCSQITDPKISEAMNEFQTNPQEAMWKYRNDEEVQKFFKEFCGLLGNHFTGLSESQAQSTVSSSMQRDGTADIQVRSSTNPNQPTQKDEDKMNEILSKPEVKEVLADPEIQQLFKLLREDPTEAQRILHQKKPSIQSKIQVLVREGLLKYQ; this is encoded by the exons ATGGCgaccatggttgaagaaattGACGATG TACCTCCTTTGGAAGATATGACAGAAACCTTGAAACAGGTTTTAGCTGTCCACGATACTTCGAAAGCACAGATGGATGCTCAGAAGAAGAAGGAAACAATGACAGCCTCTTCTATTCCA GATAAATCTTCTAATGATGTGGAGATGAATAGCAAACCGTGTACGGTAAAGAAAGACAGAAGCGCAGGATTTGCTGGCATGAAGAAAGGATTTTTACTAAGTTCATCCTCTTCGACTAAACCCAAACCAAAGAAATCCGTTGAAAAAGATAACATTCCGTTTATCAAAGCAAAACAAGAAACTAAAGagtcaaaatatgaaatgccAGAAGTCCAAGCAGCCATGCAAGCCAGTCAAGGACTTCTAAGCAACAAAG aatggaTTACGGATAATCTGCTGGAGAGTGTCGAAAAAAATCCACTTCTTTGTTCGCAAATTACTGATCCTAAGATTTCTGAGGCTATGAATGAATTCCAGACAAATCCACAAGAAGCGATGTggaaatatagaaatgatgAAGAGGTTCAAAAATTCTTTAAAGAATTTTGTGGTCTGTTGG gcAATCACTTCACCGGCTTATCAGAAAGCCAGGCTCAGAGTACTGTATCCTCTTCCATGCAACGAGATGGGACTGCAGATATTCAAGTTAGGAGCTCTACAAATCCGAATCAGCCAACGCAGAAAGACGAAGACaagatgaatgaaattctATCGAAACCTGAGGTGAAAGAAGTTCTCGCTGATCCTGAAATTCAGCAGCTATTCAAACTCTTACGGGAAGATCCTACTGAGGCTCAGCG gaTATTACATCAAAAGAAACCGTCGATCCAATCGAAAATTCAAGTTTTAGTGCGAGAAGGacttttgaaatatcaataa